From the genome of Pseudomonas yamanorum, one region includes:
- a CDS encoding cupin domain-containing protein — protein MPLLDFTAIAAQLPDTWKSTRLGHVGPARIKVLRMDAQAYEEETHDYNEGLLVIDGLLRLSIGEQAIDVVAGQMYLVEAGIAHAVLAGSHGTLVIIDV, from the coding sequence ATGCCGTTACTGGACTTCACCGCCATCGCCGCACAACTTCCGGACACCTGGAAATCCACCCGCCTGGGCCACGTCGGCCCGGCGCGGATCAAGGTGCTGCGCATGGACGCACAGGCCTATGAAGAAGAAACCCACGACTACAACGAAGGGCTGTTGGTGATCGACGGCCTTTTGCGCCTGTCCATCGGCGAGCAGGCCATCGACGTCGTCGCCGGTCAGATGTACCTGGTGGAAGCCGGCATCGCCCATGCGGTACTTGCCGGTAGCCACGGCACGCTGGTGATCATCGACGTTTAA
- a CDS encoding OpgC family protein encodes MLNGRDPRIDFFRGLALIFIFWDHVPHNPLGQITLRNVGFSDAAEVFVFLAGYAAVLAYGKILQRDGYLITCVKIWRRTWVLYVVHIFLLAMLMGIVFFANSHVETRDLVEEMGLTHFVTHPQQALVDELLLRFKPNLMDPLPLYIVLLGCLPLVLPLLLRKTWAVVAVSLAVYLLAPHLGWNLSAIADGVWYFNPVTWQLLFVLGGAAAIHAQQPRPAETRGLLRQPLFVAAAVYALVAGVLTLSWRWPEIHDALMPSALSDLLYPISKTDLSPVRLLHFLALAYVTAKLLPGRAWTQNWLAQQTCRMGRYSLEVFCLGVLLAPLADMINAITGDAFAMQIFTALVGAGLMALLGAWLDLNKRLTQPARIATA; translated from the coding sequence ATGCTGAACGGACGCGACCCGCGCATCGATTTTTTTCGGGGCCTGGCGTTGATTTTCATTTTCTGGGATCACGTGCCCCACAACCCTCTGGGCCAGATCACCCTGCGCAACGTCGGTTTCAGCGACGCGGCGGAAGTCTTCGTGTTTTTGGCCGGTTATGCGGCGGTGCTGGCCTACGGCAAGATCCTGCAGCGCGACGGTTACTTGATCACCTGCGTAAAGATTTGGCGACGCACCTGGGTGCTGTACGTGGTGCATATCTTCTTGCTGGCGATGCTGATGGGCATCGTGTTCTTCGCCAACAGCCATGTGGAAACCCGTGACCTCGTTGAGGAGATGGGCCTGACGCACTTCGTCACCCATCCCCAGCAAGCGTTGGTGGATGAGTTGCTATTGCGCTTCAAGCCCAACCTGATGGACCCGCTGCCGCTGTACATCGTGCTGCTGGGTTGCTTGCCGCTGGTGCTGCCGTTGCTGTTGCGCAAGACCTGGGCGGTGGTGGCTGTTTCGCTGGCGGTGTACCTGCTGGCACCGCACCTGGGCTGGAACCTGTCGGCGATTGCCGACGGCGTGTGGTACTTCAATCCGGTGACCTGGCAGTTGCTGTTTGTGCTGGGCGGTGCGGCGGCGATTCATGCGCAGCAGCCACGCCCCGCAGAAACCCGTGGGCTGTTGCGTCAGCCGCTGTTCGTGGCTGCGGCGGTGTACGCGCTGGTCGCGGGGGTTCTCACGCTCTCGTGGCGCTGGCCTGAAATCCACGATGCGCTGATGCCATCGGCACTCAGCGACCTGCTGTACCCCATCAGCAAGACCGACCTGTCGCCGGTGCGTCTGCTGCACTTCCTGGCCCTGGCCTATGTCACCGCCAAACTGTTGCCCGGCCGCGCCTGGACGCAAAACTGGCTGGCACAACAAACCTGCCGCATGGGGCGTTACTCCCTGGAAGTGTTCTGCCTGGGGGTGTTGCTGGCGCCCCTGGCGGACATGATCAATGCGATCACCGGCGATGCCTTCGCCATGCAAATCTTCACCGCACTGGTAGGCGCAGGGCTGATGGCGTTGCTGGGGGCCTGGCTGGATTTGAACAAGCGGCTCACCCAACCGGCACGCATCGCCACCGCCTGA
- a CDS encoding FMN-binding glutamate synthase family protein, giving the protein MSLSLLSRYAFFAACVIFTLASMPFIEHEWVWPIATVTGILSLIGIFDLLQSPHAVRRNYPILGNIRYLVEGIRPEIRQYLLESDSDALPFSRAQRSLVYSRAKNESADKPFGTLIDVYQSGFEFIGHSMRPAPLSDPSAFRVMVGGPQCKQPYSASVFNISAMSFGSLSANAIRALNQGAKLGNFAHDTGEGSISPYHRENGGDLTWELGSGYFGCRTSAGLFDPERFAVQAQNPQVRMIEIKMSQGAKPGHGGILPKHKVTKEIAETRGIMMGEDCISPSRHSAFSTPIEMMHFIAQLRELSGGKPVGFKFCLGHPWEFMGIAKAMLETGILPDFIVVDGKEGGTGAAPVEFTDHIGVPLREGLLFVHNTLVGLNLRDKIKLGASGKIVSAFDIASVLAIGADWANSARGFMFAIGCIQSQSCHTNKCPTGVATQDPLRQRALVVPDKAQRVFNFHRNTLKALAEMLAAAGLDHPSQLSAKHLVRRMSATEIKLFSQLHVFLKPGELLTGEVNGEFYSRMWQMARADSFEPNEIAAA; this is encoded by the coding sequence ATGAGCCTGTCGTTACTAAGCCGTTACGCGTTCTTTGCCGCCTGCGTCATTTTCACCCTCGCCAGCATGCCGTTTATCGAACACGAATGGGTGTGGCCGATCGCGACGGTCACCGGCATCCTCAGCCTGATCGGCATTTTCGACCTGCTGCAAAGCCCCCACGCGGTGCGCCGCAACTACCCGATCCTGGGCAATATCCGTTACCTGGTGGAAGGCATCCGTCCGGAAATCCGCCAATACCTGCTGGAATCCGACAGCGACGCCCTGCCCTTTTCCCGGGCCCAGCGCTCGCTGGTCTATTCCCGCGCCAAGAACGAAAGCGCCGACAAACCCTTCGGTACGCTGATCGACGTGTATCAGTCCGGCTTTGAATTTATCGGCCACTCCATGCGCCCCGCGCCGTTGAGCGACCCCAGCGCGTTTCGCGTGATGGTCGGTGGCCCGCAGTGCAAGCAGCCGTACTCGGCCTCGGTGTTCAACATCTCGGCCATGAGTTTCGGCTCGTTGAGCGCCAACGCGATTCGCGCCCTCAACCAGGGTGCCAAGCTCGGCAACTTCGCCCACGACACCGGTGAAGGCAGTATCAGCCCCTATCACCGGGAAAACGGCGGCGACCTGACCTGGGAACTGGGCAGCGGCTACTTCGGTTGCCGCACCAGCGCCGGCCTTTTCGACCCGGAACGTTTCGCCGTGCAGGCGCAGAACCCGCAAGTGCGGATGATCGAAATCAAGATGAGCCAAGGCGCCAAACCGGGCCACGGCGGGATCCTGCCCAAGCACAAGGTGACCAAGGAAATCGCCGAGACCCGCGGCATCATGATGGGTGAAGACTGCATCTCGCCGTCGCGCCACAGTGCGTTTTCCACCCCCATCGAAATGATGCATTTCATCGCCCAGTTGCGTGAACTGTCGGGCGGTAAACCGGTGGGCTTCAAGTTCTGCCTGGGCCACCCGTGGGAATTCATGGGCATCGCCAAGGCCATGCTGGAAACCGGCATCCTCCCGGACTTCATCGTGGTGGACGGCAAGGAGGGCGGCACCGGCGCCGCGCCGGTGGAGTTCACCGACCACATTGGCGTGCCGCTGCGTGAAGGCTTGTTGTTCGTGCACAACACCCTGGTGGGCTTGAACCTGCGGGACAAAATCAAGCTCGGCGCCAGCGGCAAGATCGTCAGCGCGTTCGACATCGCCAGCGTCCTGGCCATCGGCGCCGACTGGGCCAACTCGGCGCGGGGTTTCATGTTCGCCATTGGTTGCATCCAGTCGCAAAGCTGCCACACCAACAAATGCCCTACCGGCGTGGCCACTCAGGACCCATTGCGCCAACGGGCACTGGTGGTGCCGGACAAGGCCCAGCGCGTGTTCAACTTCCACCGCAACACCCTGAAGGCCCTGGCCGAAATGCTCGCCGCCGCCGGTCTCGATCACCCATCGCAGCTATCGGCCAAGCATTTGGTGCGACGTATGTCGGCCACCGAGATCAAGTTGTTCTCACAGTTGCATGTGTTCCTCAAGCCAGGTGAATTGCTCACCGGCGAAGTGAACGGCGAGTTTTACTCGCGCATGTGGCAGATGGCGCGGGCCGATAGTTTTGAGCCGAATGAAATCGCCGCAGCCTGA
- a CDS encoding putative quinol monooxygenase translates to MLKVIAEDFIKPEHLDTVRPWYAELVEKTRQEPLCIAYDLFVDQKDPGHFIFVEQWPDQAALDAHCQTEHFTRLVPQINQYEAKPCRVLLMDAF, encoded by the coding sequence ATGCTGAAAGTGATTGCCGAAGACTTCATCAAACCCGAACACCTCGACACCGTGCGCCCGTGGTACGCCGAACTGGTAGAGAAAACCCGCCAGGAACCGCTGTGCATCGCCTACGATCTGTTCGTCGACCAGAAAGACCCCGGGCACTTTATCTTTGTCGAGCAATGGCCCGACCAGGCCGCGCTGGATGCGCACTGCCAGACGGAGCACTTCACCCGCCTGGTGCCGCAGATCAACCAATACGAAGCCAAACCCTGCCGGGTTTTGCTGATGGACGCGTTCTAA